A region of Acidithiobacillus ferridurans DNA encodes the following proteins:
- a CDS encoding alpha/beta fold hydrolase: MTHTRMTRSQFHHDDLMLSYLDTGGEGQTLIALHALWMEAATYARLADALSPEWRVIAMDQRGHGYSDHALSYTRKDYIGDVAALVEHLEVDKVVLLGNSLGGVNAYQFAAWHPERVKAVVIEDIGAAPDANASFVLAWEGIFPSRETLEERIGQRLAPYLLDSFRSTPNGWRLAFEPREMLESQLQLNSDHWADWLATRCPALLVRGKESRITTQDHCEQMAARRPNTRLVTLDGGHVVHQDNPNGFAEIVREFLHDL; encoded by the coding sequence ATGACCCATACACGCATGACAAGAAGTCAATTTCACCACGACGACCTGATGTTGTCATACCTCGATACGGGTGGGGAGGGCCAGACACTGATTGCCCTCCACGCGCTTTGGATGGAGGCCGCCACCTATGCCCGTCTTGCAGATGCACTATCACCCGAGTGGCGCGTCATCGCCATGGACCAGCGCGGACACGGTTATTCTGACCATGCGCTCAGTTATACACGCAAAGACTATATAGGCGATGTGGCCGCGCTGGTTGAACATCTTGAGGTGGACAAAGTCGTCCTGCTTGGTAACTCGCTGGGCGGCGTAAACGCCTACCAGTTCGCTGCGTGGCATCCCGAGCGTGTAAAGGCCGTCGTCATTGAAGACATCGGCGCCGCTCCGGATGCTAATGCGTCGTTTGTGTTAGCCTGGGAGGGTATCTTTCCAAGCCGTGAAACGCTCGAAGAACGCATCGGGCAACGGCTGGCGCCCTACCTCCTGGATTCCTTTCGCTCTACCCCAAACGGCTGGCGGCTTGCGTTCGAGCCTCGTGAGATGCTTGAATCGCAGCTTCAGCTCAATAGCGACCACTGGGCCGACTGGCTCGCGACTAGATGCCCGGCTCTCTTGGTCCGGGGTAAGGAGAGCCGGATTACGACGCAAGACCACTGCGAGCAAATGGCGGCGCGACGGCCCAATACTCGTCTCGTTACGCTTGATGGAGGGCACGTAGTCCATCAGGACAATCCGAATGGCTTTGCGGAGATTGTGCGGGAGTTCTTGCATGACCTTTGA
- a CDS encoding GNAT family N-acetyltransferase: protein MTVNITIQRATINDAPEVAVMVGELLNEIMSTIGIHAFKFSLDETMARLKDFIYREKYFVFVAQSENQSLVGFIALYESYALYAEGAFGTIPELFVRPGYRSQNVGQRLMEQAKKFGNSRGWKRLEVTTTPLPQFDKTIAFYEREGFAITGGRKLKVAL from the coding sequence ATGACCGTGAACATAACCATACAGAGAGCAACCATAAACGATGCACCTGAAGTGGCCGTCATGGTTGGCGAGTTGCTAAATGAAATTATGAGCACTATTGGAATACATGCCTTCAAGTTCAGTCTTGATGAAACAATGGCCAGGCTCAAAGATTTCATCTACCGAGAGAAATATTTCGTTTTTGTTGCCCAAAGCGAGAATCAGTCTTTGGTTGGCTTCATTGCGCTTTATGAAAGCTACGCGTTATATGCCGAAGGCGCCTTCGGCACCATCCCAGAGCTCTTTGTTCGTCCGGGGTATCGTTCACAAAACGTGGGGCAGCGCCTTATGGAACAGGCAAAGAAATTCGGCAATTCGCGTGGCTGGAAGCGCCTAGAAGTTACCACCACTCCACTCCCACAGTTCGATAAAACAATAGCATTTTACGAGCGGGAGGGGTTCGCAATTACAGGTGGTCGCAAGTTGAAGGTGGCACTATGA
- a CDS encoding cupin domain-containing protein, translating to MSNQSDIAVERGAPKKRRAADLERYVASIVINLEGVISANWRDLPTKEIFPGIRARILWQGTNGAKAQILEIDPGAKFTKLDTHFPGPEEVFVVSGVFNDGVHDYPAGTFIHNPAGSAHVPQSKQGCVIFVFFPRG from the coding sequence ATGAGCAACCAGTCTGACATTGCTGTCGAGAGGGGTGCGCCAAAAAAACGACGTGCCGCTGACCTCGAGCGCTATGTTGCATCCATAGTGATTAACCTGGAAGGTGTGATTTCGGCGAATTGGCGAGACCTTCCCACGAAGGAAATCTTTCCGGGGATTCGTGCGCGTATCCTCTGGCAAGGCACGAACGGCGCCAAGGCCCAAATTCTTGAAATCGACCCTGGTGCCAAGTTCACAAAGCTCGATACGCATTTCCCGGGTCCTGAAGAAGTATTCGTGGTATCTGGCGTATTTAACGACGGTGTCCACGATTATCCGGCAGGTACTTTCATCCACAATCCGGCTGGCTCGGCGCACGTTCCTCAGTCAAAGCAGGGGTGCGTAATCTTCGTGTTCTTCCCCCGGGGTTGA
- a CDS encoding SRPBCC family protein, translating to MQFEEQVVIAASVEKVFSLYADVKGWSFWDSDVKTSSIDGEFVSGAGGTLQPSSGPKAKIAFTEVVPNRSFTVESKLPLCVMRFEHELSSHLGETIAVHRIAFEGMLSPLFGRLIGSQIKKGLPHTLQGLKRAAEHQS from the coding sequence ATGCAATTTGAAGAACAAGTCGTAATCGCAGCCTCTGTTGAAAAGGTCTTTTCCCTGTACGCAGACGTAAAAGGTTGGTCTTTCTGGGACTCTGACGTAAAGACTTCCTCCATTGATGGGGAATTCGTTTCCGGAGCCGGTGGCACCCTTCAACCGTCAAGCGGTCCAAAGGCTAAAATTGCTTTCACAGAAGTTGTTCCCAATCGTTCGTTCACGGTTGAAAGCAAGCTGCCTTTGTGTGTCATGCGCTTTGAACATGAGTTGTCAAGTCATTTGGGCGAAACCATAGCAGTGCATCGGATAGCCTTCGAGGGGATGCTTTCGCCGTTGTTTGGTCGACTTATCGGGTCGCAAATTAAAAAGGGCTTGCCTCATACGCTCCAAGGATTGAAACGTGCTGCTGAACACCAAAGTTGA